The Deinococcus arcticus sequence GCTGGACAACGGCATTGACCAGGGCACCCTGGACGCCATGCAGGCGGCCGTGGTGGCCGCGCTGCCGGACTTCCGCCGGTACTTCCGCGCCAAGGCCGCGCGGCTGGGGAAAGAGCAACTGGACTGGTGGGACCTGTTTGCGCCCGCTGGAAAGAGCGAAACCCACTGGAGCTACGAGGCAGGGGCCGAGTTCGTGGAGCGCCAGTTCCGGGGCTACAGCGCCGCGCTGGGCGACTTTGCCGCGCAGGCGTTCCGGGAAGACTGGATTGACGCGGGCCCCCGCGACGGCAAGCGCAGCGGGGCCTTCTGCATGCGCTGGCAGGGAAGCGACAGCCGCATCCTGATGAACCACGACCCCAGCCTGGATTCGGTCAGCACTCTGGCCCACGAACTGGGGCACGGCTACCACAACCGCCAGCTGGGTGACCTGCCACCTCTGCAACGCGAAACGCCCATGACCCTGGCCGAAACCGCCAGCATCTTCTGCGAGACGATTATTCAGAACGCCGCCCTGGAGACTGCGCAGGGTCAGGAGCGCCTGTACGTGCTGGAAACCCAGCTGATGGGCCACGCGCAGGTGGTCGTGGACATTCACAGCCGCTTTCTTTTTGAAAAGGCCGTGTTCGAGCGCCGCCTGGCCGGCGACCTGAACCCCAGCGACCTGAACGACCTGATGGTCTGGGCGCAGCGCGAAACCTACGGCGACGCCCTGAACACGCCGCACCCCTACATGTGGGCGGTCAAGCCCCACTATTACGGCCGCAGCTTTTACAACTACCCGTATACCTTTGGTCTGCTGTTTGGCCTGGGCCTGTATGCCCAGTACGAGCAGGCCCGCGCTGGCGGCCAGGAGGCCGACTTCCAGGCCCGCTACGACGCCCTGCTGGCCGCCACCGGCCAGGCCACGCCGCTGGAACTGGCCGCCCGCTTTGGCATTGACCTGCACGACTCCGCCTTCTGGGAGGGCAGCCTGAACGTGATTCGCCGCCAGATTGAGGCCTACGAGGGGGTGTAAGCCCCTGCAAGACGTGGGGGTGGGCTCTGGATTTTTCCCAGAGCCCACCCCCACCTCCTATTGCGTTACCTGACCTTGATGTCCTGATCAAACCACGTCAGCACACGCTCGGCGCCAAAGGGCCACAAGCTGAGCTGGGCGGCGCGGGCGGCCTCCTGGGCAAATTCCGGCAGGGGGCCGTGGCCCTTGGGGGTCACGTTCCAGGCGGGGGCATCTTCGGGCAGCCCGGCCAGTTCGCGGGCGCGGGCCAGACCGGTTCTCAGGTCGCCCAGTTCGTCTACCAGACCGCGCTCCAGGGCGTCGTGGCCACTCCAGATGCGGCCGCGGCCCAGCTCGTTCACGCGCTCCCTGGTCAGGCCCCGGCCCTCGGCCACCCGGCCCGTAAAGCGGTCGTAGACCTCCAGAATGCCCTTTTGCATGTGCTCGCGCTCCTCGTCGCTGTAGCGGCGGGCCGCCGAGAACATCAGGGCGCGGTCGCGGCCCACGCGCTCGGGGTTCAGGCCGTGGCGGCGGTTAAATTCTTCCAGAATGGGTTTGCCGCTCACCACGCCAATCGAGCCGGTGAGGGTGTACGGCGAGGCCACAATCTTCTTGGCGTGCGCGGCCACGTAGTAGCCGCCGCTGGCCGCGTATTCGCCCATCACCACGACCACGGGCTTTTCACTGGTGGCCACCTCGCGCCAGATCAGGTCGCTGGCCAGGGCGCTGCCGCCGCCGCTGTTGACATACAGGACAATCGCTTTGGTGGTCTTGTCGTCCTTGGCCCGCTTCAGGGCGGCCACCACCGTCTCTGACCCGGCCATTGGCCCCCCCAGCAGCGGCAGCGGAACAGGGTTGTTGCGGCTCTTGCCCGTGATGATCGTGCCAATCAGGGGCACCACGGCCACCCGGCCCTTCTTGCCCCCCTGTTTGCCGGGCGTCAGCCAGTCCACCACCGCGGCAAAAGGGCGTGAGGCCGGGCCAATCAGCTCGTCCTCGTACGCCACGCGGTCAATCAGGCCGGCCGCCTGGGCGCCCTGGGCACTGGTGAGGTCGGCGTCCAGCCACGCGGCTGCCTGCTCGGGGCTCACGCCGCGCGCCTCGGCCAGGTCGGCGGCCCAGGCGGCTTCCAGGCCACTTAAGTACGCCTGAAGCTGCTCGCGGTTGTGGTCGTCCATATGGTCCTGCGAAAAGCGGGTCAGGGCCGCCTTGTATTCGCGAATGCGCAGGTTCTCGAACTCAATGCCGCGTTTCTTGAGGAATTCACCCAGGAAGGTGCTTTCCAGGCCAAAGCCGTTCAGGTTGACCTCCGCCGATTCCGGCGCTACCACTTCGCGGGCGCCGCTGGCGGCCATCAAGGTCACCATGTTCAGCTGCGGCACGTAAGCCACCACGCGCTTGTCTGCCGCCAGCTCACGCAGCAGGCCCCGGATGGCGTGGGCCGCCGCAGGCGCCGCCGTGAACTCGCCAAAGCGCACCAGCACGCCGTGCAGCCACCCGGCGCCCTTCAGTTTCTCAATGCGGCCGGCCAGGGCTTCGAGCGTCTCGGCGCGGTTCAGCAGCGCCTGCACCGGATTGCCCGGCTGACGCTCGGGGTAGGCGCCGCTGAGGTCCAGCACCACCCAGGTGGGGCGGGTCACGCCGTCTGGCAAAGCGTCGTCCTTTTTCAGAAACGGAATATTGGGCATGGCACAGGCTACGGGGCCGGGCGCCCAGAAGTTCCCCGTGAACCGGGTCGTGGGCCCAGCCGGGCGCCCATGGCCTGTGCGCGGGCGGCCATAACTTCGGCGGCAGGCTCGGGCAGGAGGTCATGTGCCGTGGCCGTCCACAGCCCCAGCCAGCGGGTCAGGTGCTCGCCGCGCACGCCCAGCCCGGCGTGCGCCACGTTCAGGTTTCCGCGCCAGGGCGGACCAGTTGAGGCCGGGCCGCCCTCGCTTGGCCCGCCCAGCACCGTCACCCAGAAGGCTGTTACTCGGCCCAGGTGGGCCGGCCAGTCGTGAACGTGCGCGGCAAACACAGGCCCCAGCAGCGGGTCCGCCTGCGCCCGCGCATAGAACTCGGCCACCACGGCGCGGACCGCGGCCTCGCCGCCCACCTCCTCCAGCGGGGACCCCGGGGTGCGCGAAGTCCAGCGGGGCAGGGCAGCCAGAAAGGCGGCGCGCACCGCCGGGGACAGTTCAGGTTCGGCCCAGGCCACCGCGCGGTCCAGGGTCCAGTGCAGCGGCACGGAGCCAGCCCAGGCCAGCACCTGTGCCCCGCGTGGCGCGGCCGACCAGTCGGGGTCGGCGGCCGTCACTGCCGCGCCCAGCGCCCGGCCCAGCAGCGCAGCCCCCGTGCCCCATCCCAGCACAGGCACGCCCCGCCGCAGGGCCCCGCCCACCAGATTCAGGGCCGCCCAGCGCGCGGGCTGGCCCTGCACATCGGCCACGGGCAGGCCGTCGTGGGGCAGCAGCAGGGCGCGGGCGCCGGGCAAGGCAGCTGGCGTGGCCGGCTCCGTTCCAGGCCAGTCCGGCCGGGCAGTGGTCGTCAGCAGCCCCACCTTCGCCTCGCCCTCCCCGGTCATGGGCGCAGCATAGCTTTCCACCACACAAAAGGGGCGGCCCCCACTCTGGCAGGCCGCCCACGCTCAGCACACTCAGTTCAGGGTCTTGACGTAGCTGAACAGGTTGGCAATGTCCGAATCGGTCAGCTGCTGCTCGGTAAAGCGGGGCATGGCCGCCGACAGCACCCGCTCCGGCGTCTTGCCCTCACGCAGGGTGGCGGTGAACTGTTCCAGGCTCCAGTCCTTCACCTTGGCCATGGAGGGCCCCACGCCGCCCTGACCCTGCGGGCCGTGGCAGCCGGCGCAGCCCTTGCTGGCGTACAGGTCGCCACCAGCAGTGTTGTCGCCCTGGGGCTCGGCGGTGGCGGCGCGGGTGGCGGGGGGCTGGCCGGTCTGGGCCGCCTCTTCCTGGGCAGGGGGATTCTCGGCCGTGCCCTCGGTGCTGGCGGCCGGATCGTCGCCAGTGCGCAGGTCGCTGCTTTCCAGCACAGCGCCGTTCTCGCCGGTCTGGGTCCCGCCGTCGTTGTCGTCCCGCACGTTCCCCAGCGCCCCGCTGGCGCCGGCCGGGCCCGTGGCCGCCTCCTGGGGGCTGGGCATCTCCTCGCTGCCCCGCGTGCCGATGTCCTGGCCTTCACCGCTCTGCTCCTCACCCGCTGCGGCCTGGGTCTCAGTGCCGGCGGCGCTGTGGCTGCCCTCGCCGTGGCTCTCGCCGCCCTTCTCGCCCCCTTCGCTGTGGCTCTCGGCGTGGTGGGGGGTGGTTGCAATGCGGTAGCCCGCAATAGAGCCGCCCAGCGTCAGGGCCAGCAGCAGCGTCATGGTGACGGCGAACGTGTTCTTCATGCCCCCGAGCCTACCACACGGTCAGGGGGCGTTTGCCCGTCCAGTGCGCATTTCGTTGTCTTTTTGCTTCTGGGGATGAGGCCTCCTGGAGAGGGGCCGCGCCGTGAAGCCTGCTGCGCTGGGCGCCCCCCTGGGCCGGGGGGGAGGGGCGCAGCACGCGGGCACCGCCCCGGCCCAGGACCCCCTAGACTCGGCGCATGCGCCTTGCCAGCCTCACGTGCAGCAACACCGATATTCTGCAGGCCCTGAACGCCACCGGGCTGCTGGTGGCTGTGGACAGTCACAGCGACGCCCCCGGCATTGGGCACGCCACGCGCCTGGGCCCGGACCTGAATATTGACGTGCCCGCGCTGGTGG is a genomic window containing:
- a CDS encoding M3 family oligoendopeptidase, which codes for MTTIQAEMPRWRTDDLYAGLQDPALARDLDALRDEVHALEALFDEHAIGAGAPVTAGALDAALNGMNDVVRRGSILRAYISAFVTTDSRNEAAQSQMAAFTTLVLPLGPLRSRLTAWVGGLSEAELDALLNQSEVARAHAHTLRDAVREAQHQMSPPEEDLAARLHPASGGGWGKLHGNVSSTLRGEFRGQSLPVTALRALASDPDASVREDAYHAEIAAWKSQEVVFAACMNGVKGESGTLAVRRGFADVVAPSLLDNGIDQGTLDAMQAAVVAALPDFRRYFRAKAARLGKEQLDWWDLFAPAGKSETHWSYEAGAEFVERQFRGYSAALGDFAAQAFREDWIDAGPRDGKRSGAFCMRWQGSDSRILMNHDPSLDSVSTLAHELGHGYHNRQLGDLPPLQRETPMTLAETASIFCETIIQNAALETAQGQERLYVLETQLMGHAQVVVDIHSRFLFEKAVFERRLAGDLNPSDLNDLMVWAQRETYGDALNTPHPYMWAVKPHYYGRSFYNYPYTFGLLFGLGLYAQYEQARAGGQEADFQARYDALLAATGQATPLELAARFGIDLHDSAFWEGSLNVIRRQIEAYEGV
- the sppA gene encoding signal peptide peptidase SppA; the encoded protein is MPNIPFLKKDDALPDGVTRPTWVVLDLSGAYPERQPGNPVQALLNRAETLEALAGRIEKLKGAGWLHGVLVRFGEFTAAPAAAHAIRGLLRELAADKRVVAYVPQLNMVTLMAASGAREVVAPESAEVNLNGFGLESTFLGEFLKKRGIEFENLRIREYKAALTRFSQDHMDDHNREQLQAYLSGLEAAWAADLAEARGVSPEQAAAWLDADLTSAQGAQAAGLIDRVAYEDELIGPASRPFAAVVDWLTPGKQGGKKGRVAVVPLIGTIITGKSRNNPVPLPLLGGPMAGSETVVAALKRAKDDKTTKAIVLYVNSGGGSALASDLIWREVATSEKPVVVVMGEYAASGGYYVAAHAKKIVASPYTLTGSIGVVSGKPILEEFNRRHGLNPERVGRDRALMFSAARRYSDEEREHMQKGILEVYDRFTGRVAEGRGLTRERVNELGRGRIWSGHDALERGLVDELGDLRTGLARARELAGLPEDAPAWNVTPKGHGPLPEFAQEAARAAQLSLWPFGAERVLTWFDQDIKVR
- a CDS encoding group III truncated hemoglobin, whose translation is MTGEGEAKVGLLTTTARPDWPGTEPATPAALPGARALLLPHDGLPVADVQGQPARWAALNLVGGALRRGVPVLGWGTGAALLGRALGAAVTAADPDWSAAPRGAQVLAWAGSVPLHWTLDRAVAWAEPELSPAVRAAFLAALPRWTSRTPGSPLEEVGGEAAVRAVVAEFYARAQADPLLGPVFAAHVHDWPAHLGRVTAFWVTVLGGPSEGGPASTGPPWRGNLNVAHAGLGVRGEHLTRWLGLWTATAHDLLPEPAAEVMAARAQAMGARLGPRPGSRGTSGRPAP
- a CDS encoding c-type cytochrome: MKNTFAVTMTLLLALTLGGSIAGYRIATTPHHAESHSEGGEKGGESHGEGSHSAAGTETQAAAGEEQSGEGQDIGTRGSEEMPSPQEAATGPAGASGALGNVRDDNDGGTQTGENGAVLESSDLRTGDDPAASTEGTAENPPAQEEAAQTGQPPATRAATAEPQGDNTAGGDLYASKGCAGCHGPQGQGGVGPSMAKVKDWSLEQFTATLREGKTPERVLSAAMPRFTEQQLTDSDIANLFSYVKTLN